A window of Clostridium botulinum BKT015925 contains these coding sequences:
- the rnr gene encoding ribonuclease R, with protein MNIKTILLGFMKEQAYKPMDIQELARIFGISKKDMKSFKELLKTMEKEGSIIKTRTNHYGIPEKMGLVVGRLQGHQRGYGFVIPEDGSPDLFVISSYMNGAMHGDRVVAQVLKEENNGKRREGEIIRVTERANETIIGVFEASKNFGFVVPEEKRIHQDIFIPKEHTKGAKNGDVVIIDIIQWPEKRRNPEGKVVEVLGKKGEKGIDILTIIKKFKLPEEFPAKVKNYALNIPQEIPEEEFDNQSREDLTDVTMVTIDGEDAKDLDDAVSIKKLDNGNYLLGVHIADVSHYVKEKNPLDREALKRATSVYLINKVIPMLPKELSNGICSLNPKVNRLAMTCFMEINDKGKVVDYRITKSIIKTNERMTYTDVTKILRDKDEETIEKYKDLYEDFKLMEKLCEILYKKRISRGAIDFEFEESKIILDDNGKPIDVKPYERAIANRIIEEFMLVCNETVAEHMYWTKLPFVYRIHEDPDEEKLQRFREFAYNLGYFIKPSKEVHPKALQEIIESVKGKKEETVVNTLLLRSLKQARYAPQCVGHFGLAAKFYCHFTSPIRRYPDLIIHRIIKESLDGTIDENRFRQLESAVDYASMQSSDMERLAMEAEREVDDLKKAEYMSTKIGEEYTGIVSSVTNFGMFVQLPNTIEGLIHISTMDDDYYVYDEDHLCLVGERRKNVYRLGDEAKIRVSRVDLASYEIYFDLIKDEEENEEHEIPEMPIENIGEQLILSEKDERLNDEIDKMLNK; from the coding sequence ATGAATATAAAAACTATACTTTTAGGTTTTATGAAAGAGCAAGCATATAAACCTATGGATATACAAGAACTTGCAAGGATATTTGGAATTTCAAAAAAAGATATGAAAAGTTTTAAAGAACTTCTTAAAACGATGGAAAAAGAAGGTAGTATTATTAAAACTAGAACAAATCATTACGGAATACCAGAAAAGATGGGACTTGTAGTAGGAAGACTTCAAGGACATCAAAGAGGATATGGATTTGTTATACCTGAGGATGGAAGTCCTGATCTTTTTGTAATTTCTTCATATATGAATGGTGCTATGCACGGTGATAGAGTAGTGGCTCAAGTTCTTAAAGAAGAAAACAACGGAAAAAGACGTGAGGGAGAAATAATTAGAGTAACTGAAAGAGCTAATGAAACAATAATAGGTGTTTTTGAAGCTAGCAAAAATTTTGGATTTGTGGTACCGGAAGAGAAAAGAATTCATCAAGATATATTTATTCCAAAGGAACACACAAAGGGAGCTAAAAATGGAGATGTTGTAATAATTGATATTATACAGTGGCCGGAAAAGAGAAGAAATCCAGAAGGCAAAGTTGTAGAGGTTTTAGGTAAAAAGGGAGAAAAAGGAATAGATATCTTAACAATAATAAAGAAATTTAAATTACCAGAAGAGTTCCCAGCAAAGGTTAAAAATTATGCATTAAATATACCTCAAGAGATACCAGAAGAAGAATTTGATAATCAAAGTAGAGAAGATTTAACAGACGTTACAATGGTAACTATTGATGGAGAAGATGCTAAGGATTTAGATGATGCAGTATCTATAAAGAAACTTGATAACGGAAACTATTTATTAGGAGTACATATTGCAGATGTATCTCACTATGTAAAAGAAAAAAATCCTCTAGACAGAGAAGCTTTAAAAAGAGCAACTTCAGTTTATCTAATAAATAAGGTAATACCAATGCTTCCAAAAGAATTATCTAATGGTATATGTAGTTTGAATCCTAAAGTAAACAGACTTGCAATGACTTGTTTTATGGAGATAAACGATAAAGGTAAAGTTGTAGATTATAGAATTACAAAAAGTATAATAAAGACAAATGAAAGAATGACATATACTGATGTAACTAAGATATTAAGAGATAAAGATGAAGAAACTATAGAAAAGTATAAGGATTTATATGAAGACTTTAAGTTAATGGAGAAATTATGTGAAATTCTATATAAAAAGAGAATTTCAAGAGGTGCAATAGATTTCGAATTTGAAGAAAGTAAGATAATTTTAGATGATAACGGAAAGCCAATAGATGTAAAACCATATGAACGTGCTATTGCAAATAGAATAATAGAAGAATTTATGCTTGTTTGTAATGAAACTGTAGCTGAACATATGTATTGGACTAAGCTTCCTTTTGTATATAGAATACATGAGGACCCAGATGAAGAAAAACTTCAAAGGTTTAGAGAATTTGCATATAACTTAGGATACTTTATAAAACCAAGTAAAGAAGTACATCCAAAAGCATTACAAGAGATAATTGAATCAGTAAAGGGTAAAAAAGAAGAAACTGTAGTAAATACGTTACTTCTTAGATCATTAAAACAAGCAAGATATGCACCTCAATGCGTAGGACACTTTGGTCTTGCAGCAAAATTCTATTGTCACTTTACATCACCTATAAGAAGATATCCAGATTTAATTATTCATAGAATAATTAAAGAATCATTGGATGGAACTATAGATGAAAATAGATTTAGACAATTAGAAAGTGCAGTAGATTATGCATCTATGCAATCATCTGATATGGAAAGACTTGCAATGGAAGCTGAAAGAGAAGTTGATGACTTAAAGAAAGCAGAATATATGAGTACTAAGATAGGAGAAGAATATACTGGTATAGTATCTTCTGTAACTAATTTTGGAATGTTTGTTCAACTTCCTAATACAATAGAAGGATTAATTCATATAAGTACTATGGATGATGATTATTATGTATATGATGAAGATCATTTATGTTTAGTTGGTGAGAGAAGAAAGAATGTATATAGACTAGGTGATGAGGCTAAAATAAGAGTATCAAGAGTAGACTTAGCATCATATGAAATATACTTTGATTTAATAAAAGATGAAGAAGAAAACGAAGAACATGAAATACCAGAAATGCCTATAGAGAATATAGGAGAACAATTGATTTTATCAGAAAAAGATGAAAGATTAAATGACGAAATAGATAAAATGTTAAATAAGTAA
- the smpB gene encoding SsrA-binding protein SmpB has translation MAKDKKNNTLAQNRKAYHEYFIEETFEAGIALVGTEVKSIRGGKANLKDSYASIKNGEVFVCNMHISPYEQGNIFNKDPLRERKLLLHKSQINTLLGYTAQQGYTLIPLSLYLKKGRVKVALGVAKGKKNYDKRDAIAAKSAKRDIDRQMKERMRY, from the coding sequence ATGGCTAAGGATAAAAAAAACAATACCCTTGCACAAAATAGAAAAGCTTATCACGAATATTTTATAGAGGAAACTTTTGAAGCTGGTATAGCTCTTGTTGGAACTGAAGTAAAATCTATAAGAGGTGGTAAAGCTAATTTAAAGGATAGTTATGCAAGTATCAAAAATGGAGAAGTTTTTGTATGTAATATGCATATAAGCCCTTATGAGCAAGGAAACATATTTAATAAAGATCCTTTAAGAGAAAGAAAGTTATTACTTCACAAAAGTCAAATTAACACTTTATTAGGATATACAGCGCAACAGGGGTATACACTAATACCACTTAGTCTTTACCTTAAAAAAGGAAGAGTAAAAGTAGCCCTTGGAGTTGCAAAAGGTAAAAAGAATTATGATAAGAGAGACGCTATAGCTGCAAAATCTGCAAAGCGTGATATCGACAGACAAATGAAAGAAAGAATGCGTTACTAA
- a CDS encoding IS3 family transposase codes for MEKVYGYRRIKVALKRIYGIIVNHKKVKRLMKKLGIKSVIRRKKFKYINPKNLVQGKVAPNLLNRNFKASKLNEKWVRDITYLYYGPTRKKMYLSALKDLYNNEIISYKLSTSLNITFVEETLYEAFKKSKKCDLSNLIIHSDQGCHYKSHSCKNILQENNITQSMSRKGICYDNACIENFFGHLKSELIYQTYFHTKADLINAIDNYIYWYNNERFQQKLNNHTPVEFRCVV; via the coding sequence ATCGAAAAAGTTTATGGGTATAGACGTATTAAAGTTGCCCTTAAAAGAATTTATGGAATTATAGTTAATCATAAAAAAGTTAAAAGATTAATGAAAAAATTGGGAATAAAATCAGTTATTCGTAGAAAGAAATTTAAGTATATAAATCCCAAAAATCTTGTTCAAGGAAAAGTTGCACCAAACTTACTTAATAGAAATTTTAAAGCATCAAAACTTAATGAAAAATGGGTTAGAGATATAACATATTTATATTATGGTCCTACACGTAAAAAAATGTATTTATCTGCACTTAAAGATCTCTATAATAATGAAATTATTTCTTATAAACTTAGTACTTCTTTAAATATAACTTTTGTGGAAGAAACGCTATATGAAGCTTTTAAAAAAAGTAAAAAGTGTGATTTAAGCAACCTTATCATTCACAGTGATCAAGGCTGCCATTATAAATCACACTCGTGCAAAAATATATTACAAGAAAATAATATCACACAAAGCATGTCTAGAAAAGGAATTTGTTATGATAATGCCTGTATTGAAAACTTTTTTGGTCATCTTAAAAGTGAATTAATATATCAAACTTATTTTCATACTAAAGCAGATTTAATTAATGCTATTGATAATTATATTTATTGGTATAATAACGAAAGATTTCAGCAAAAATTAAATAACCACACACCAGTTGAATTTAGGTGCGTGGTTTAG